The Podospora pseudopauciseta strain CBS 411.78 chromosome 2 map unlocalized CBS411.78m_2, whole genome shotgun sequence genome has a window encoding:
- a CDS encoding uncharacterized protein (EggNog:ENOG503Q4X2; COG:S): MALLPDINLISQFKASLDGNPDASNPYIKYYVPYCIQSRLLQRVGVYTAACFLADSGHVDLTAAMAQKSQVFELVNMHLSSQLSTSDEGITGVVQLVLNEWHWGNEGDLRAHLSGLREMIRVRGGFRTLGLHGLISKLAITADVAIALSSETAPFLRGGAEFEFRDNSHVPLRLPLNTPFIPKLATFASCGEALRTHGAVASILDDMRFLLAAVLALPEEPTAKELQKVHTTSGWIHERMVNLSVEGPALRRLSTAAAAASPAPSSAASTISATFSPLDTRPSPELGDDYHSSTRGRPLGLKQQQHSPLPVHPMQLPGDEHSSVLRLDGSPSPARAAASSTHSTAMMPSDPPDYIYQSVRLAAILYSRAIMLRRPFKQIVTPAEHLQLWRTTWKVPLSTWRSLLGVFNWILLPLVSSSSTQEQDSNNHGHFVKGMLNVSLLQIGMENWELCGGVMDASVGLQRWLSGSGVEAGDGGNEGQKDDGAEMEKRGGEKSDRGQGPKDKGKQVAG; this comes from the exons ATGGCTCTTCTTCCAGATATAAACCTCATTTCCCAGTTCAAGGCATCGTTAGATGGGAACCCAGATGCGTCGAACCCCTACATCAAGTATTATGTTCCATACTGTATTCAGTCGCGGCTCCTACAGCGTGTCGGTGTCTACACAGCTGCGTGTTTCCTCGCCGATTCTGGACATGTTGATCTCACGGCGGCCATGGCGCAGAAAAGCCAAGTATTTGAGCTCGTCAACATGCATCTCAGCTCGCAACTGTCTACCAGCGACGAGGGGATCACGGGTGTCGTTCAGCTTGTTCTCAACGAGTG GCACTGGGGAAACGAAGGCGACTTGCGTGCCCACTTGAGCGGCTTGCGAGAGATGATCAGGGTCCGAGGCGGATTTCGTACCCTGGGTTTACACGGGCTGATCAGCAAGCTTGCCATCAC AGCCGATGTGGCCATTGCCTTATCCTCTGAAACGGCCCCTTTCCTGCGTGGCGGCGCCGAGTTTGAGTTCCGTGACAACAGTCATGTGCCGCTGCGTCTGCCGCTCAACACACCTTTTATCCCCAAACTCGCAACTTTTGCATCCTGTGGCGAAGCCCTTCGCACCCACGGCGCCGTGGCCtctatcctcgacgacatgCGGTTCCTCCTTGCCGCCGTCCTTGCGCTGCCCGAAGAGCCGACAGCGAAAGAGCTCCAAAAAGTGCATACGACATCAGGATGGATCCACGAAAGAATGGTGAACCTCTCCGTGGAGGGCCCGGCGCTACGTCGCCTGTCCACTGCCGCAGCCGCGGCGTCTCCTGCCCCGTCATCAGCCGCCAGCACCATTTCAGCAACGTTTAGCCCATTAGACACCAGGCCTAGTCCAGAACTGGGAGACGACTaccacagcagcaccagggGTCGGCCTCTTGGTctgaagcagcagcaacactcTCCACTTCCTGTTCATCCCATGCAACTGCCAGGCGACGAACACTCCAGCGTGCTGCGCCTCGACGGCTCACCATCGCCAGCCCGAGCTGCAGCCTCGTCGACACACTCCACGGCGATGATGCCGTCGGATCCTCCAGATTACATCTACCAGTCGGTCCGGCTCGCCGCCATCCTCTACAGCCGGGCCATCATGCTCCGCCGTCCCTTCAAGCAGATTGTAACACCGGCGGAGCACCTACAACTTTGGAGGACCACATGGAAGGTGCCGCTGTCCACGTGGCGGTCCCTCCTCGGGGTGTTCAACTGGATTCTGCTGCCTCTtgtgtcgtcgtcgagcaCCCAGGAACAGGACTCGAACAACCACGGGCACTTTGTCAAGGGCATGCTGAACGTAAGCTTGCTGCAAATCGGGATGGAGAATTGGGAGCTGTGCGGCGGGGTTATGGACGCGTCCGTGGGCCTGCAGAGGTGGTTGTCAGGGAGCGGAGTTGAAGCTGGGGACGGTGGCAACGAGGGTCAAAAAGATGATGGGGCGGAGATGGAGAaacggggaggggagaaatCGGATAGGGGCCAGGGACCGAAGGACAAGGGCAAGCAGGTTGCCGGGTGA
- a CDS encoding uncharacterized protein (COG:I; EggNog:ENOG503NZ7Q) yields the protein MDSHLRRKDTTKGPPLRILSLDGGGVRGYSMFLILQELMHRTFVEIEGRAPKRSEIPKPCDHFDLIVGTGTGGLIALMLGRLRLDIETCKELYVRLTRMVFETDKTIAGIPYRSTLFKATKLEEAIKECVREHTVYEREGNDLSETSSTYPMSTASRSSAAYPRRHSSNASVISFSAKSPTSQAARPTISSRWGNPNARLYDERENRTKTAITAVYRGTQRGGAPALLRSYDSRKEPAPEFDCKIWQAGRATCAIGLAFKPIQIGHSVFHDDGAGTFNPSITALDEAVVNEWPGREVGVFVSVGTGKRPKSSDTNSTLWYEGFMGEFAEARKRLIAKIEGCEKIHELMKKEHLPKRGVNIEHYYRLNVEVGVGEFGMNEWNRLAEISTNTRRYLAREEEQKMVQGASSKLAKIHFAKLRWERLGSMSAAEQEKKLPEISMPLAVELPGDIPVFPPRTTPSRQSYESGSDMLPRPGVSTPSPRSSGERFPPSPLGITQPYSSAPTLAPPPPPQGGRPAKPQNNDDADRLTVNAPTPSQYRTASGSDKIAIVSADDYPRRYQELPSQQQPLPVHDGPPPLPPKTPLPERQHSTSGRGAAPALPYPLDEDAPPAVNLARKPNYVAR from the exons ATGGACTCCCACCTGAGGCGCAAGGACACCACCAAAGGTCCGCCCCTGCGCATCTTATCACTAG atggtggaggtgttcGCGGCTATTCCATGTTCCTGATCCTGCAAGAGCTGATGCACCGGACGTTCGTCGAAATCGAAGGTCGGGCCCCCAAACGATCCGAGATACCTAAGCCATGTGATCATTTTGACCTCATTGTTGGCACTGGCACTGGTGGCCTCATCGCCTTGATGCTTGGCAGGCTGCGTCTGGATATCGAGACATGCAAGGAACTGTATGTGCGCCTGACACGCATGGTGTTTGAGACGGACAAGACCATCGCTGGGATTCCTTATAGGTCCACGCTGTTCAAGGCGaccaagctggaggaggcaaTCAAGGAGTGTGTCAGGGAGCATACGGTGTATGAACGAGAGGGCAACGACCTGTCTGAAACGAGCAGCACGTATCCCATGTCCACTGCCTCGCGATCGAGCGCTGCCTATCCGAGAAGGCATTCGAGCAACGCGAGTGTGATCAGCTTCAGCGCCAAGAGCCCAACATCGCAGGCAGCAAGGCCCACCATTTCCTCACGCTGGGGCAATCCCAACGCCCGCTTGTATGACGAGAGGGAGAACAGGACCAAGAC TGCCATTACAGCTGTATATCGAGGTACCCAACGAGGCGGCGCTCCGGCGCTTTTGCGATCCTACGATTCCAGAAAGGAGCCCGCTCCCGAGTTTGACTGCAAGATTTGGCAAGCTGGGAGAGCAACCTGCGCCATCGGTTTGGCTTTCAAGCCGATTCAGATCGGTCACTCGGTTTTCCACGACGATGGCGCTGGTACCTTCAACCCTTCCATCACTGCTCTGGACGAGGCAGTGGTGAATGAGTGGCCCGGCCGTGAGGTTGGCGTATTTGTCAGCGTCGGAACAGGAAAGCGTCCAAAGAGCAGTGACACAAACTCGACCTTGTGGTACGAGGGCTTCATGGGGGAGTTTGCCGAGGCCAGGAAGAGGTTGATAGCCAAGATTGAGGGCTGTGAGAAGATTCATGAGCTCATGAAAAAGGAACACCTGCCCAAGCGGGGTGTCAACATTGAGCATTATTACCGGCTAAATGTGGAGGTGGGCGTGGGAGAGTTTGGCATGAATGAGTGGAACCGGCTGGCCGAAATCAGTACCAACACCCGGCGCTatttggcgagggaggaggagcagaagatGGTACAGGGAGCGTCATCgaagctggccaagattCACTTCGCCAAGTTGCGGTGGGAGCGTCTCGGATCCATGAGTGCCGCAgagcaagaaaagaagttGCCGGAAATCTCGATGCCTCTGGCTGTTGAGTTGCCAGGCGATATTCCTGTCTTCCCTCCTCGCACAACACCCAGTCGACAGTCGTACGAGTCTGGAAGCGACATGCTTCCAAGGCCCGGTGTCAGCACGCCGTCCCCCAGAAGTTCAGGCGAGCGGTTCCCGCCTTCGCCGCTGGGCATCACGCAGCCGTACTCGAGCGCCCCTACTCTAgcccctccgccgcctccccaaGGTGGTCGCCCAGCTAAGCCTCAGAACAATGACGACGCAGACCGGCTGACGGTGAATGCTCCGACGCCCTCGCAGTACCGAACGGCGTCAGGATCAGACAAGATTGCTATTGTGAGCGCGGATGACTACCCTCGACGGTACCAAGAGCTTCcatcacagcagcagccattaCCAGTACATGATGGACCCCCCCCCCTGCCTCCCAAAACACCGCTTCCCGAGAGGCAACATTCAACCTCTGGGCGAGGAGCTGCTCCTGCGCTGCCTTACCCCCTGGATGAAGATGCACCGCCGGCTGTGAACCTGGCCAGGAAACCAAACTATGTGGCCAGATAA
- a CDS encoding uncharacterized protein (EggNog:ENOG503Q4X2; COG:S), translating into MSDPTQNNVPPRPSRAERTTTSCGECRRRKQRTIERRSGGGRSSGSNTPACLLHLHSTTTSEPWSLRGRKHQALFDTPKAAFSSRFAMAQNARARGNGSSCWLARIRHTGTLSHGTVNSPVRLEH; encoded by the exons ATGTCCGACCCTACGCAAAACAATGTACCACCACGTCCCTCACGTGCGGAGAGAACAACGACGTCGTGTGGAGAgtgcaggaggaggaagcaaAGA ACGATCGAGCGCCGTAGCGGCGGCGGCCGCAGCAGCGGGAGCAACACACCCGCctgccttctccatctccattctaccaccacctctgAGCCCTGGTCTTTACGGGGTCGAAAACATCAGGCCCTCTTCGATACCCCCAAggcagccttctcctctcGCTTCGCCATGGCCCAGAACGCCAGGGCAAGAGGTAACGGGTCCTCTTGCTGGCTGGCCCGGATTCGACACACTGGGACACTCTCCCACGGCACCGTCAACTCCCCAGTACGCCTGGAGCACTGA